The following are from one region of the Corylus avellana chromosome ca1, CavTom2PMs-1.0 genome:
- the LOC132167433 gene encoding uncharacterized protein LOC132167433, with amino-acid sequence MIGVSQIERALLDLGASVNLLPYSVYVQLGLGELRPTSMTLQLADRSVKVSWGIVEDVMIKVDKFYFPIDFIVLDTELVPNVGSQIPVILGQPFLATANALINCRMGVMKISFGNMIVELNIFHIRKQPLEYEEVQQVCLIEEIFEEVVEESMNYLVTGQLPQQWGQQDRSRFLSTVKHFFWDDPYLFKYCSYQIIRKCILEHDQSNVISFYHDHACRGHFSAKKTAAKILQCGFYWPTLFRDAHAYCTSCERCQKLGSISRRNMMPLSPILIVEIFDVWGIDFMGPFPNSFGYLYILVVVDYVSKWVKAVACKTNDHRVVVQFLRDTIFARFGMPQAIISDGGKHFCNKIFEQLMKKYFITHKVATPY; translated from the exons atgataggagtcaGCCAAATTGAGAGGGCATTATTGGATCTCGGAGCAAGTGTAAATTTGTTGCCCTACTCAGTTTATGTGCAGTTGGGGCTAGGAGAGTTGAGACCCACATCCATGACACTGCAATTAGCTGACAGGTCAGTGAAGGTTTCATGGGGAATAGTAGAGGATGTCATGAttaaggtggataagttttatttCCCGATAGATTTTATTGTGCTTGACACAGAGCTGGTTCCGAATGTGGGGAGTCAAATACCGGTGATCTTAGGGCAACCATTTCTAGCTACAGCTAATGCCCTGATCAATTGTAGAATgggggtgatgaagatttcaTTTGGGAATATGATAGTGGAGctaaatattttccatattagAAAGCAACCATTGGAATATGAGGAAGTGCAACAggtatgcttgatagaggagatcTTTGAGGAGGTTGTTGAAGAATCAA tgaactatctcGTCACCGGCCAACTACCTCAGCAGTGGGGGCAACAAGATAGGTCCAGATTTTTGTCCACGGTAAAGCACTTTTTCTGGGacgatccttacctgttcaagtattgttCCTATCAGATCATTAGGAAGTGTATACttgagcatgaccaatccaatgtcatctccttttatcatgatcatgcttgtcgaggccatttcagtgctaagaagaccGCTGCCAAGATTTTACaatgtggattctattggcctaccCTTTTCAGAGATGCCCATGCTTATTGTACATCTTGTGAGCGTTGTCAGAAGCTAGGGAGTATCTCTaggaggaatatgatgcccctcagtcccattttgattgttgagatttttgatgtatggggcatcgatttcatgggacctttcccAAACTCCTTTGGCTATCTATACATCTTGGTTGTtgtggactatgtgtccaaatgggtgaaggcggttgcatgcaagaccaatgaccacagagttgtggtccagtttttgagagacactatctttgctcgtTTTGGTATGCCTCAagcaattataagtgatggaggtaagcatttttgcaataagatttttgagcagttgatgaagaagtatttcatcacacataaggttgccaccccgtat